One window of the Marmota flaviventris isolate mMarFla1 chromosome 2, mMarFla1.hap1, whole genome shotgun sequence genome contains the following:
- the Tgm2 gene encoding protein-glutamine gamma-glutamyltransferase 2, producing MAEDLVLERCDLELEANGRDHHTADLCQDRLVLRRGQGFWLTLHFEGRGYEASVDTLTFSAVTGPNPSEEAGTKARFQLADTLEEGTWTAFVADQRDTTLSLQVSTPANAPIGLYRLSLEASSGYQGSSFVLGHFTLLFNAWCPADAVYLDSEEERQEYVLTQQGLIYQGSAKFIKSVPWNFGQFEDGILDICLMLLDINPKFLQDANQDCAGRSSPVYVGRVVSRMVNCNDDQGVLLGRWDNNYGDGVSPMFWIGSVDILRRWKDHGCQNVKYGQCWVFAAVACTVLRCLGVPTRVVTNYNSAHDQNSNLLIEYFRNELGELESDRSEMIWNFHCWVESWMTRPDLEAGYEGWQALDPTPQEKSEGTYCCGPVPVRAIKEGDLNTKYDAPFVFAEVNADVVNWIRQEDGSLHKSVNNSLVVGLKISTKGVGRDDREDITHTYKYPEGSPEEREAFTKANHLNKLAEKEEAKETEVAMRIRVSQSMNMGADFDVFAYITNNTPENRECRLLLCARTVSYNGVLGPECGSKSLPDLTLEPFSEKSIPLPILYEQYRDFLTESNLIKVQGLLIEPAANSYLLTQRDLYLENPEIKIRILGEPKQNRKLVAEVSLRNPLTVPLLDCIFTVEGAGLTKEQLSVEVPDPVEPGEVAKARVNLLPIDIGLHKLVVNFQCDRLKAVKGYRNVIIGGP from the exons ATTTAGTTTTGGAGAGATGTGACTTGGAGCTGGAGGCCAACGGCCGCGACCACCACACTGCTGACCTGTGCCAGGACAGGCTGGTGTTGCGGCGGGGCCAGGGCTTCTGGCTGACACTGCACTTCGAGGGCCGTGGCTATGAGGCCAGCGTGGACACCCTTACCTTCAGCGCCGTGACAG GTCCCAACCCCAGCGAGGAGGCGGGGACCAAGGCCCGCTTCCAGCTGGCTGACACCCTGGAGGAGGGGACCTGGACGGCCTTTGTGGCGGACCAGCGGGATACCACCCTCTCCCTGCAGGTCAGCACCCCGGCCAATGCGCCCATCGGCCTGTACCGCCTCAGCCTGGAGGCCTCCAGCGGCTACCAGGGCTCCAGCTTCGTGCTGGGCCACTTCACCCTGCTCTTCAATGCCTGGTGCCCAG CCGATGCTGTTTACCTGGACTCGGAGGAGGAGCGGCAGGAGTATGTGCTCACCCAGCAGGGCCTCATCTACCAGGGCTCGGCCAAGTTCATCAAGAGCGTGCCTTGGAACTTTGGGCAG TTTGAAGACGGGATCCTGGACATCTGCCTGATGCTCTTGGATATCAACCCCAAGTTCCTGCAGGACGCCAACCAGGACTGCGCAGGCCGCAGCAGCCCAGTGTATGTGGGCCGCGTGGTGAGCCGCATG GTGAACTGCAACGATGACCAGGGCGTGCTTCTGGGACGCTGGGACAACAACTACGGGGACGGCGTCAGCCCCATGTTCTGGATCGGCAGCGTGGACATCCTGCGGCGCTGGAAGGACCACGGCTGTCAGAACGTCAAGTACGGCCAGTGCTGGGTCTTCGCCGCCGTGGCCTGCACAG TGCTGCGCTGCCTTGGCGTCCCCACCCGTGTGGTGACCAACTACAACTCGGCCCACGACCAGAACAGCAACCTGCTCATCGAGTACTTCCGCAACGAGCTCGGGGAGCTGGAGAGCGACAGGAGCGAGATGATCTG GAACTTCCACTGCTGGGTGGAGTCGTGGATGACCAGGCCGGACCTGGAGGCGGGCTACGAGGGGTGGCAGGCCCTGGACCCCACGCCCCAGGAGAAGAGCGAAG GGACATACTGCTGTGGCCCGGTCCCCGTTCGTGCCATCAAGGAGGGTGACCTGAACACCAAGTACGACGCCCCTTTTGTCTTCGCTGAGGTCAATGCCGACGTGGTGAACTGGATCCGGCAGGAGGATGGCTCCTTGCACAAGTCCGTCAACAATTCCTTGGTGGTGGGGCTGAAGATCAGCACCAAGGGCGTGGGCCGCGACGATCGGGAGGACATCACCCACACTTACAAGTACCCCGAGG GGTCCCCAGAGGAGAGGGAAGCCTTCACGAAGGCCAACCACCTGAACAAACTAGCCGAGAAGGAGGAGGCTAAGGAGACGGAGGTGGCCATGCGGATCCGCGTGAGCCAGAGCATGAACATGGGCGCTGACTTTGATGTCTTTGCCTACATCACCAACAACACCCCCGAGAACCGCGAGTGTCGTCTCCTGCTCTGCGCCCGCACCGTCAGCTACAACGGGGTCCTGGGGCCCGAGTGTGGCTCCAAGAGCCTGCCCGATCTGACCCTGGAGCCCTTCTCAG AGAAGAGCATCCCCCTTCCCATCCTGTACGAGCAGTACCGGGACTTCCTGACCGAGTCCAACCTCATCAAGGTGCAGGGCCTCCTCATCGAGCCGGCAGCCAACAGCTACCTGCTGACCCAGAGGGACCTCTACCTGGAGAACCCAGAAATCAAGATCCGG ATCCTGGGAGAGCCCAAGCAGAACCGCAAGCTGGTGGCCGAGGTGTCCCTGAGGAACCCGCTCACCGTGCCCCTGTTGGACTGCATCTTCACCGTGGAGGGGGCCGGCCTGACGAAGGAGCAGTTGTCTGTGGAGGT